A stretch of Ipomoea triloba cultivar NCNSP0323 chromosome 13, ASM357664v1 DNA encodes these proteins:
- the LOC116002980 gene encoding protein TAPETUM DETERMINANT 1-like, which yields MSVICHRYILLSGISLVIIITICSFGLQWRETGKFLHKPQGDINNRTTNVKLDKAYKSHRKILVHGTCTIKDISISQSTYSTNGIPQFVVEIVNTCFSGCAPSNIHLHCDWFASARIVNPNTFKRLSYDDCLVNEGKPLKTSQMIRFTYSNTFKYPLAFKSAKFC from the exons ATGTCTGTCATATGCCATCGTTATATTCTCCTCTCTGGCATCTCTTTGGTTATCATCATTACAATATGTAGTTTTGGACTTCAATGGAGGGAGACAG GGAAGTTTTTGCACAAACCCCAGGGAGATATAAACAACAGAACCACAAATGTTAAACTCGATAAGGCATATAAAAGCCACAGAAAAATTCTAGTACATG gcACTTGCACGATCAAGGATATAAGCATTTCACAGAGCACATATTCAACAAATGGGATTCCACAGTTTGTAGTTGAGATAGTTAACACGTGTTTTTCCGGTTGTGCTCCTTCCAATATTCACCTCCACTGTGATTGGTTTGCCTCTGCAAGAATAGTAAATCCAAATACATTTAAGAGGCTGTCTTATGATGACTGCTTGGTTAATGAAGGGAAGCCTTTGAAGACCAGCCAGATGATCAGATTCACCTACTCAAACACGTTTAAATACCCTCTTGCTTTCAAGTCTGCCAAGTTTTGCTGA
- the LOC116003021 gene encoding dirigent protein 11-like yields MSKTLITLASHSLFPLLALPALFWALNRLKPRQTKLVFYVHDYLSGENTSAISVAGRDGPKTSVLQFGTIIAVDDPVTVGPDPKSKEIGRAQGLYINSQLDGKGLHLVFSVIFTEGEYKGSSLEIQGADIFSMKEREFSVVSGTGFFRFVKGFGIMTTEFMDIPNLKAILKLDITVRHY; encoded by the coding sequence ATGTCTAAAACCCTCATCACCCTTGCCTCTCACTCTCTCTTCCCCCTTCTTGCCCTCCCTGCTCTCTTCTGGGCTCTCAACAGGCTCAAACCCAGGCAAACCAAGCTTGTGTTCTATGTCCATGATTACCTCTCTGGTGAAAACACATCAGCAATCTCAGTGGCAGGAAGGGATGGGCCCAAAACCAGTGTCCTCCAATTTGGGACCATTATTGCAGTGGATGATCCAGTTACAGTGGGCCCAGATCCAAAGTCCAAGGAGATTGGTAGGGCCCAAGGCCTGTACATAAACTCCCAGCTGGATGGGAAAGGGCTGCACTTAGTTTTCTCAGTGATTTTCACAGAAGGGGAGTATAAAGGCAGCAGCTTGGAGATTCAAGGGGCAGATATTTTTAGCATGAAGGAAAGAGAGTTTTCTGTGGTCTCAGGGACTGGGTTTTTTAGGTTTGTGAAGGGGTTTGGGATTATGACCACTGAGTTCATGGACATACCTAACCTGAAGGCTATTCTCAAGCTTGATATCACTGTCAGACATTACTAA